One segment of Salvia splendens isolate huo1 chromosome 20, SspV2, whole genome shotgun sequence DNA contains the following:
- the LOC121781658 gene encoding pentatricopeptide repeat-containing protein At2g39230, mitochondrial-like, translating into MVLASFSKDADQVGVFYVKHANDLGVLFSKDAIKIGVFKFKSSGLYTRFSPQRALDYANWAGKQRGFQAGDSFFVLLHILVRFPNYHNAARSLINNYVCHDSSPSCVVAVDCLIDCAERYGFWLKPRLFDYFLNGYVRAQRYKDAEDCFYALISRRILPCHIILNNFLKCLIRANMIDNARCLFKDVVLKGISYDCDTVYMMMCASLRDGRVEEAEKYFLEAKNSGIKI; encoded by the exons ATGGTGTTGGCGTCTTTTAGTAAAGACGCCgatcaggttggcgttttttacgttaaacacgccaatgacctTGGCGTTTTATTTAGTAAAGACGCCATCAAGATTGGCGTGTTcaaatttaa GTCAAGTGGCCTATATACGCGATTTTCTCCTCAGAGAGCTCTTGACTACGCCAACTGGGCCGGAAAACAGCGCGGCTTCCAAGCTGGGGACTCGTTTTTCGTGCTGCTTCACATTCTTGTAAGATTCCCTAATTATCACAATGCAGCTCGGAGCTtgattaataattatgtatgccatgattctTCCCCTTCCTGTGTTGTGGCTGTCGATTGTTTGATTGATTGTGCAGAAAGATATGGTTTTTGGTTAAAGCCGCGGCTTTTTGATTATTTCTTGAATGGATATGTCAGAGCACAGAGATACAAGGATGCGGAAGATTGTTTCTATGCATTAATTTCGCGTAGGATATTGCCTTGTcatattattttgaataatttcTTGAAATGTTTGATAAGGGCGAATATGATTGACAATGCTCGCTGCTTGTTTAAGGACGTAGTTTTGAAGGGTATTAGTTATGATTGTGATACCGTATACATGATGATGTGTGCAAGTCTGAGAGATGGTAGGGTGGAAGAGGCGGAGAAGTACTTTTTGGAGGCGAAGAACAGTGGGATTAAGATCTAA
- the LOC121781655 gene encoding vetispiradiene synthase 2-like produces MASATLQNSVPNQPELVFRPSPNFSPSIWGDLFTSVSIHHNDQIIHGEEIEELKMRVRKMIVATETSMTEKLNLIDSVERLGISYHFEKEIEEQIQIFHNSYLEIMESDDLHFVALCFRLLRQHGCNISTGIFEKFRGNGGKFKKFDDEGMLSLYEAANVRTHGEDVLEEALVFVKAHLESVAPFLRSPLKEQVDHALEQCLHRGVPRVEARRYISLYEKLESRNDALLKLAKLDFNLLQMLHRQELGELSRWWKDLDLVSKLPYARDRMVECYFWTLGVYFEPHYSGARIMLAKTIAMISVIDDTYDSYGTIDELQMFTDAVQRWDMKEIERIPDYMKITYKALLELYDQYEQELKLQGRSFAVNYAKATMQEIVRSYNIEAKWFIEGYMPPFSEYMANGFITSTYYLLATTSFLGMASATNEAFNWLIKKPHIQVANATICRVVDDVATYEIEKKRGQSATGMECYMKDNGVSEGEAMEELKKMGEDAWKDMNGEIWMEKAVSMEILKRIVNLSRLIDVVYKNNEDGYTHPEKVLKPIINALLVDSLH; encoded by the exons ATGGCCTCTGCTACACTTCAAAATTCCGTACCTAACCAGCCGGAGCTCGTTTTCCGGCCGTCTCCCAACTTCTCCCCGAGCATATGGGGCGACCTCTTCACTTCAGTTTCCATCCACCACAATGATCAG ATTATTCACGGTGAGGAAATTGAGGAATTGAAGATGAGAGTGAGGAAGATGATCGTTGCTACGGAGACAAGCATGACGGAGAAGTTGAACTTGATTGATAGTGTCGAACGTCTTGGGATTTCATACCACTTTGAAAAGGAAATTGAAGAGCAAATTCAGATTTTTCACAATTCATATTTGGAAATAATGGAAAGTGATGATTTGCACTTTGTAGCTCTGTGTTTTAGATTGCTTAGACAACATGGCTGCAACATTTCCACtg gtatttttgaaaaatttagagGAAATGGTGGAAAATTCAAGAAATTTGATGATGAGGGAATGTTGAGCCTATATGAAGCTGCAAATGTGAGGACACACGGTGAGGATGTTCTCGAGGAGGCGCTCGTGTTCGTGAAGGCTCATCTCGAGTCCGTTGCTCCGTTTCTGAGGTCTCCTCTCAAGGAACAAGTTGACCACGCCTTGGAGCAGTGCCTGCACCGGGGCGTGCCAAGGGTGGAGGCTCGACGTTACATATCTCTATATGAAAAGCTCGAATCGAGGAACGATGCTTTGTTGAAGCTGGCTAAATTGGACTTCAATTTGCTACAAATGTTGCATAGACAAGAACTTGGTGAATTGTCGAG GTGGTGGAAAGATTTGGATCTTGTTTCGAAGCTTCCCTATGCAAGAGATAGAATGGTGGAGTGCTATTTTTGGACATTGGGAGTGTATTTTGAGCCTCATTATTCTGGAGCTAGAATTATGTTGGCCAAGACCATTGCCATGATTTCAGTCATTGATGACACATATGATTCATATGGTACCATTGATGAGCTTCAAATGTTCACTGATGCTGTACAAAG GTGGGATATGAAAGAAATAGAGAGAATACCAGACTACATGAAGATAACCTACAAAGCTCTTTTAGAGCTCTATGATCAATACGAGCAAGAACTAAAGCTACAAGGAAGATCATTCGCGGTTAATTATGCAAAAGCCACA ATGCAAGAGATTGTAAGAAGCTACAACATAGAGGCAAAGTGGTTCATCGAAGGCTACATGCCTCCATTTAGTGAATACATGGCCAACGGCTTCATCACAAGCACCTACTACTTGCTCGCCACCACATCCTTCCTCGGCATGGCCTCTGCAACCAACGAGGCCTTCAACTGGCTCATCAAGAAGCCGCACATTCAAGTTGCCAACGCCACCATATGTAGAGTTGTTGATGACGTCGCAACTTATGAG ATtgagaagaaaagagggcaaagCGCGACGGGGATGGAGTGCTACATGAAGGATAATGGGGTGAGTGAGGGAGAGGCGATGGAGGAGTTGAAGAAGATGGGAGAGGATGCATGGAAGGATATGAATGGGGAGATATGGATGGAGAAAGCAGTTTCGATGGAGATTTTGAAGAGGATTGTGAATCTATCTCGATTGATCGATGTTGTTTACAAGAATAATGAAGATGGATATACTCACCCTGAGAAAGTGTTGAAGCCTATCATTAATGCATTGCTAGTCGACTCATTGCATTGA
- the LOC121781657 gene encoding pentatricopeptide repeat-containing protein At3g54980, mitochondrial-like: MKLESHVAVGLLSEMKDRGWVPPEGTFTLAICTCVKQRNMTEALRLKDEMINSGHSLNLVVATSLIKGYYQQGDLNSSLALFDKIVEDGLAPNKVTYAVTIEGCCVHGNMEKAKELYHSMKSAGIQPTVYTVNSIIRGYLRIELLDEAMGIFDVAVKDCVANIFTYNDMLSWFCGNGRLDDAYEMWNKMIDRGVEPTVVSYNNMILGNCRKGNIDVALNLLSEVAVKNLKPNVVTYSILIDGHFRKGETGKAIGLFDLMINSGIVPTNVTFHTVINGLCKAGQTAVAKESMEKYVSMGFKPGCMTYNCLINGFIKEGAIDSALAVYDEMCRAGLVPNVVTYTTLIDGFCRGQTLDLVLNVWNEMRAKKITMDVTAYNALIDAFCKRNDMKCASQLFDELIEAGLSPTTAVYNTMIGGFRNLYDMDSALNLYKRMRSEGTRCDLKTYTTLMDGLLKVGNIELATVFYQKMLAKNIMPDVITYSVLIHGLCNKGQLENARKVLDEMLSKSVTPNALIYNTLIGRNFKEGNFQEAFGCMMKCLIVVLPLMIPLSTFS, encoded by the coding sequence ATGAAGCTGGAAAGCCATGTTGCTGTTGGCTTGTTGAGTGAGATGAAGGATAGGGGTTGGGTTCCACCGGAGGGTACCTTTACACTTGCAATTTGTACTTGTGTTAAGCAAAGGAATATGACAGAGGCGTTGAGGCTGAAGGACGAGATGATTAACAGTGGACATTCGTTGAATTTGGTGGTTGCGACTAGCTTGATCAAGGGATATTATCAGCAGGGTGATCTGAATAGCTCGTTGGCGTTGTTTGATAAGATAGTTGAAGACGGACTTGCTCCAAATAAGGTCACCTACGCGGTCACCATAGAAGGATGCTGTGTTCATGGGAATATGGAGAAGGCAAAAGAGTTATACCATAGTATGAAATCTGCAGGTATACAACCAACTGTATACACTGTGAATTCTATAATTAGAGGTTATTTGCGAATTGAATTGCTAGATGAGGCGATGGGAATATTTGATGTTGCTGTGAAGGATTGCGTAGCAAATATTTTCACTTACAATGATATGCTATCCTGGTTCTGTGGAAATGGTAGATTAGATGATGCATACGAGATGTGGAATAAGATGATTGATCGGGGGGTTGAACCAACGGTTGTTTCCTACAATAATATGATTCTTGGGAACTGCAGAAAAGGGAATATTGATGTTGCATTGAACTTACTTTCTGAAGTGGCTGTAAAGAACTTAAAACCAAATGTAGTTACGTATAGTATATTGATTGATGGGCATTTCCGAAAGGGTGAAACTGGAAAGGCCATTGGACTGTTTGACCTTATGATAAACTCGGGGATTGTTCCAACTAATGTCACGTTCCATACGGTCATCAATGGGTTATGCAAAGCTGGCCAAACCGCTGTAGCAAAAGAGTCGATGGAAAAGTATGTGTCGATGGGTTTCAAGCCTGGTTGCATGACTTATAATTGCCTTATTAATGGCTTTATCAAGGAAGGTGCTATTGACTCAGCCTTAGCTGTCTATGATGAGATGTGTAGAGCCGGACTTGTGCCCAATGTTGTTACCTACACCACTCTGATTGATGGATTTTGTAGAGGACAGACTCTGGATCTTGTGCTAAACGTGTGGAATGAGATGCGTGCCAAAAAAATTACAATGGATGTAACTGCATATAATGCTCTGATCGATGCTTTTTGCAAGAGAAACGACATGAAATGTGCATCTCAACTTTTTGATGAACTTATAGAAGCTGGTTTATCTCCAACGACCGCTGTTTACAACACCATGATTGGTGGTTTCAGAAACCTATATGATATGGACTCAGCGCTTAACTTGTATAAAAGAATGAGGAGCGAAGGGACTCGGTGTGATTTGAAAACATACACCACTTTGATGGATGGGCTGTTGAAAGTTGGAAATATAGAGCTTGCAACAGTTTTCTACCAGAAGATGCTTGCAAAGAACATCATGCCTGATGTCATCACGTACTCTGTTTTAATACATGGTCTTTGCAATAAAGGACAGTTGGAAAATGCTCGTAAGGTCCTTGACGAGATGCTCAGTAAGAGCGTCACTCCTAATGCGCTTATTTATAATACACTTATTGGGCGAAACTTCAAGGAAGGTAATTTCCAAGAGGCTTTCGGTTGCATGATGAAATGCTTGATAGTGGTCTTGCCACTGATGATACCACTTTCGACATTCTCCTGA